From the genome of Rarobacter incanus, one region includes:
- a CDS encoding single-stranded DNA-binding protein, protein MAIRTQQSVSGFIASDPQLSQTENGDARFYARFGQENYRREEDGSFTKLDTTFNNLVMYRKTAQRAFERFAKGDKFVAEGYQHEYTVERDGETIQDVEFVAKKIGHDTARTRYEVDRTPRGAPERGQGKVFDTPVPRPGIDTRGMGL, encoded by the coding sequence ATGGCTATCCGCACCCAGCAGTCGGTATCTGGCTTCATCGCCAGTGACCCGCAGCTCTCACAGACCGAGAACGGCGACGCCCGGTTCTACGCCCGCTTCGGGCAGGAGAACTACCGCCGCGAAGAAGACGGCAGCTTCACGAAGCTGGACACGACGTTCAACAACCTGGTGATGTACCGCAAGACCGCCCAGCGTGCGTTTGAGCGCTTCGCCAAGGGCGACAAGTTCGTCGCCGAGGGGTATCAGCACGAGTACACCGTCGAGCGAGACGGCGAGACGATTCAAGACGTCGAGTTCGTGGCGAAGAAGATCGGCCACGACACTGCGCGCACACGCTACGAGGTCGACCGCACGCCGCGCGGTGCTCCCGAACGGGGGCAGGGCAAGGTCTTCGACACACCTGTGCCGCGCCCCGGGATTGATACTCGCGGAATGGGGCTGTGA
- a CDS encoding recombinase family protein encodes MSTTPDDLPSPTDRLSLPTLTAGGPIAVMCLRVSTKEQAEKGGTEEGYSIPAQREANLRKAESLGATVIEEFVDAGESARKADRPQLMKMIEYVTEHRVNYCIVHKVDRLARNRADDVAIHLALRDAGVTLVSASENIDETPSGMLLHGIMSSIAEFYSRNLATETVKGLSQKAAQGGTTNRAPIGYLNVGIRDERGRENRTVVIDEERAPLVRWAFEQFASGRWTVSQMQRELEARGLTTTPTPKRAPKSVSVPGLYRVLTNPYYRGMVRFKGAVYPGAHEPLVPKEVWYQVQNVLESHKSAADATQVHAHYLKGTLYCGSCGERLIIIKANNGKGRIYPYFVCNGRHSKKTECTRQAMLIDDSERLVEEYYERIEVSSEVRQALGAMCHAEFDRLLAEDSGELESLAKRRTELEEERLVVLRAHYSGAISLELLKEEQMRIEARLDDIKGRLSAHHDEYAAARANLDDYLALLANVALIYRRCDNQNRRLCNQAFFRKIFIDEDREVRVEYQPSYEALCDIETQGNALNWAEQAKKKDEVQTFSRVETLVEGLNLAHMGCLALRACNPCARSEPERKRSAPRSLGVPE; translated from the coding sequence ATGAGCACCACACCAGATGACCTGCCGTCGCCGACCGATCGGCTGTCGCTACCCACCCTCACCGCGGGCGGCCCCATCGCGGTCATGTGCCTGCGTGTCTCCACGAAGGAGCAGGCGGAGAAGGGCGGCACCGAGGAGGGATATTCGATCCCGGCCCAGCGCGAGGCAAACCTGCGCAAGGCAGAGTCGCTCGGCGCGACGGTGATCGAGGAATTCGTCGACGCAGGCGAATCAGCACGTAAGGCTGACCGGCCGCAGCTGATGAAGATGATCGAGTACGTCACCGAGCATCGAGTGAACTACTGCATCGTCCATAAGGTTGACCGCCTGGCCCGCAACCGAGCCGACGACGTCGCCATCCACCTCGCTCTTCGCGACGCCGGAGTAACGCTTGTCTCTGCGAGCGAGAACATCGACGAGACGCCCTCGGGCATGTTGCTCCACGGCATCATGTCCTCGATCGCCGAGTTCTATTCCCGCAACCTCGCCACCGAGACGGTGAAGGGCCTTTCGCAGAAGGCAGCGCAGGGTGGCACGACGAACCGCGCACCGATCGGGTATCTGAATGTCGGCATCCGTGATGAGCGGGGTCGAGAGAACCGGACGGTCGTAATTGACGAGGAGCGCGCTCCGTTGGTGCGGTGGGCGTTCGAGCAGTTCGCGTCCGGGCGTTGGACGGTGTCGCAGATGCAGCGAGAGCTGGAGGCGCGTGGGTTGACGACGACGCCTACGCCCAAGCGCGCGCCGAAGTCGGTGAGTGTGCCGGGCTTGTACCGGGTGCTGACGAATCCATACTACCGGGGCATGGTGCGGTTCAAGGGAGCCGTCTATCCGGGAGCGCATGAGCCGCTGGTGCCGAAGGAGGTCTGGTATCAGGTGCAGAACGTGCTGGAATCGCACAAGTCGGCTGCCGATGCGACCCAGGTCCACGCGCACTACCTCAAGGGCACCCTGTACTGCGGGTCGTGTGGCGAGCGGCTGATCATCATCAAGGCGAACAACGGTAAAGGGCGGATCTATCCGTACTTTGTCTGCAATGGGCGGCATTCGAAGAAGACCGAGTGCACGCGGCAGGCGATGCTGATCGATGATAGTGAACGGCTGGTCGAGGAGTACTACGAGCGCATCGAGGTCAGTAGTGAGGTGCGGCAGGCTCTAGGTGCGATGTGTCACGCGGAGTTCGACCGTCTGTTGGCGGAGGATTCTGGCGAGCTGGAGTCTCTGGCGAAGCGGCGCACTGAATTGGAAGAGGAGAGGCTCGTTGTCCTTCGAGCTCACTATTCGGGTGCGATCTCGTTGGAGCTGCTGAAGGAAGAGCAGATGAGGATCGAGGCCCGGCTGGATGACATCAAGGGGAGGCTGTCGGCGCATCACGATGAGTATGCGGCGGCTCGGGCGAATCTCGACGACTACTTGGCGTTGCTGGCAAACGTGGCGTTGATCTATCGCCGGTGTGACAACCAGAACAGGAGACTGTGCAACCAGGCGTTCTTCCGGAAGATCTTCATCGACGAGGATCGGGAAGTGCGGGTCGAGTACCAGCCGTCCTACGAGGCGCTCTGCGACATCGAGACCCAGGGCAATGCACTCAACTGGGCCGAGCAGGCAAAGAAAAAGGACGAGGTTCAAACGTTCTCAAGAGTGGAGACTCTTGTCGAAGGTTTGAACCTCGCCCATATGGGGTGTTTGGCGCTACGCGCCTGCAACCCCTGCGCTCGCTCGGAGCCTGAACGCAAGCGTTCAGCTCCTCGCTCCCTTGGGGTGCCTGAGTAG
- a CDS encoding TIR domain-containing protein, with protein MAKSVFYSFHYDRDAWRVQQIIQMGALEGQPILNAQQWEEVKRKGDAAIKKWIADQMAYKSAVVVLIGAQTASRPWVRHEIAHAWDNHKPLVGIRIHGLADRNGNTDSYGENPFSKVSLKGGGTVGDYVPVYSPSGSNSQAVYADIKANITTWVNNAYKRS; from the coding sequence ATGGCCAAGTCAGTCTTCTACAGCTTCCACTACGACCGCGACGCGTGGCGGGTGCAGCAGATCATCCAGATGGGCGCGTTGGAGGGACAGCCCATCCTCAACGCGCAGCAGTGGGAGGAAGTCAAGCGCAAGGGCGACGCGGCCATCAAGAAGTGGATCGCCGATCAGATGGCCTACAAGTCGGCAGTCGTAGTCTTGATCGGCGCTCAGACTGCCAGCCGTCCGTGGGTGCGCCACGAGATCGCCCACGCCTGGGACAACCACAAGCCGCTGGTTGGCATCCGAATCCATGGGCTGGCCGACCGCAACGGCAACACCGACTCATACGGAGAGAACCCGTTCAGCAAGGTGTCGCTCAAGGGCGGCGGCACCGTCGGCGACTACGTGCCGGTCTACAGCCCCAGCGGATCGAACAGCCAGGCCGTCTACGCGGACATCAAGGCGAACATCACTACTTGGGTCAACAATGCCTACAAGCGATCCTGA
- a CDS encoding HIT family protein has protein sequence MPTSDPDCPFCEIVQRDDPDAREVYRDQHVVAFFPHNPANLGHTLVIPRLHVPDIWALDEVTAEQLARATTRLAAAVKRAVNPDGLNVIQSNGSAASQTVFHLHVHLVPRWEGDPIGHIWPPESNYSEEAKDEAWEALRVECRKASNK, from the coding sequence ATGCCTACAAGCGATCCTGACTGCCCCTTCTGCGAGATCGTCCAGAGAGACGACCCCGATGCCCGCGAGGTCTATCGCGATCAGCATGTCGTCGCGTTCTTCCCCCACAACCCGGCAAACCTCGGACACACCCTGGTGATCCCTCGCCTCCATGTGCCCGACATTTGGGCACTTGATGAAGTCACTGCCGAGCAGCTCGCCAGGGCGACAACGCGGCTCGCCGCAGCAGTCAAGCGCGCAGTCAACCCCGATGGCCTCAACGTCATTCAGTCCAACGGTAGCGCGGCCAGTCAGACGGTCTTCCACCTGCACGTCCATCTTGTGCCTCGCTGGGAAGGAGACCCCATCGGGCACATCTGGCCGCCTGAAAGCAACTACAGCGAGGAGGCGAAGGACGAAGCGTGGGAAGCGCTGAGAGTCGAGTGTCGGAAGGCGAGCAACAAGTGA
- a CDS encoding DNA-processing protein DprA, protein MAGLSDLADDERTARMVLSMLLEPSDPVTGRVLTGLGAMETLRLAERDGSVTGLSAVDAQVWRDHFDATAAKDIAARLDQAQQSGIQVLVPGDTNWPVALNDLGDLAPYVLWTRGASSFLSRPLQDIVTITGSRASTAYGDHVARELAASTVADERVVVAGGAYGIEGAAHQAALAAGGDTIAILANGVDRPYPAGHRDLLDRGADVGLLVSEVPPGAVPTRHRFIARGRLMAALASTTVIVEAAGRSGSLGVAQYAFELGRSVGAVPGPVTSAASVGPHRLLREGTASLVADSADLARLGKRGNARQVSAPRPQVDADRVRPATPEPTRSL, encoded by the coding sequence ATGGCTGGCCTGAGTGACCTTGCAGACGACGAGCGAACCGCACGGATGGTGCTGTCCATGCTCCTTGAGCCCAGCGATCCGGTGACCGGCCGAGTCCTGACTGGGCTCGGAGCGATGGAGACACTCCGACTTGCCGAGCGCGACGGGTCGGTGACGGGTCTCAGCGCCGTCGACGCGCAGGTCTGGCGCGACCACTTCGACGCAACTGCGGCGAAGGACATCGCCGCCCGTCTCGACCAGGCTCAGCAGTCAGGCATCCAGGTTCTCGTCCCAGGCGACACCAACTGGCCCGTCGCCCTCAACGACCTTGGCGATCTCGCCCCATACGTGTTGTGGACGCGCGGCGCCTCATCGTTCCTCTCCCGCCCGTTGCAGGACATCGTCACGATCACCGGGTCACGCGCGTCCACCGCATACGGAGACCATGTTGCCCGCGAACTCGCCGCCTCGACGGTTGCGGACGAGCGCGTTGTGGTCGCCGGTGGCGCGTATGGGATCGAAGGCGCTGCACACCAAGCTGCCCTCGCCGCAGGCGGAGACACCATCGCGATCCTCGCAAACGGAGTCGACCGTCCTTACCCTGCTGGTCACCGCGACCTACTCGACCGCGGGGCTGATGTCGGGCTTCTCGTCAGCGAGGTGCCACCTGGCGCTGTCCCTACAAGGCATCGGTTCATCGCTCGCGGGCGGCTAATGGCGGCGCTCGCGTCTACGACGGTCATCGTCGAGGCGGCAGGTCGGTCAGGCTCGTTGGGGGTGGCGCAGTACGCATTCGAGCTGGGTCGAAGCGTGGGAGCAGTGCCTGGTCCGGTGACGAGCGCCGCGAGCGTCGGTCCCCATCGTCTGCTACGGGAAGGCACCGCGTCGCTGGTCGCAGACAGCGCCGATCTTGCGCGCCTGGGGAAACGCGGCAACGCTCGCCAAGTCTCAGCGCCGCGTCCGCAAGTTGATGCGGATCGAGTCCGTCCGGCTACGCCTGAACCAACGCGTTCGTTGTAG
- a CDS encoding sulfate permease, which translates to MIRLLWTASTVVRYFLRRYMPGNILLDLIRTRNGLKWGVPAMLLAAPYLGVAAWCTTLIESGGPGWLHLVVLICIWNALKMIVIGPVSVVLLVRARAKERQARKRAERAVDAEVSQRELTRSIR; encoded by the coding sequence ATGATCCGCCTACTGTGGACAGCCAGCACGGTGGTCCGCTACTTCCTGCGTCGTTACATGCCGGGCAACATCCTGCTCGACCTGATCCGAACGAGGAACGGACTGAAGTGGGGCGTGCCAGCGATGCTGCTGGCCGCTCCGTACCTGGGCGTCGCTGCCTGGTGCACTACTCTCATTGAGTCCGGCGGCCCCGGATGGCTTCACCTCGTGGTCCTGATCTGCATCTGGAACGCTCTGAAGATGATCGTCATCGGCCCGGTAAGCGTGGTGCTGCTCGTGAGGGCACGCGCCAAGGAACGCCAGGCCCGGAAGCGTGCCGAGCGCGCGGTAGACGCTGAGGTGTCTCAGCGTGAACTCACTCGCAGCATCCGATGA
- the mobF gene encoding MobF family relaxase, which produces MTVSMRVMSAGDGYKYLLKTVAAADGNRPLSTPLTRYYMEEGTPPGRWLGAGVVALGKGEIQVGDRVSEHQLQLLMGTGHDPITDEPLGRAFPTYKSQDERIEARIADLDPTMTPGAKGEAVAQIVAEESARSKRRAVAGFDFTFSIPKSASVLWALADAGVQALIAEAHHRAVAEVVAFMEREVAATRTGATAGDGAVAHVEVTGLIATAFDHFDSRASDPHLHTHVVISNKAKTVLDGKWRSLDGRPMHAAVVALSELHEAVFADHMTRTFGVSWEAREMGRDRNPAWAITGVPEELVAEFSARARHIDAEKNRLIDEYVAQHGRQPSNATILKLRAQATLATRPEKQVRSLAELTAEWRTRASKTLGQDATSWARGMTDNDKPLLLRADDVPLDVIGELGRSVVEVVGEKRSTWRRWNLMAEASRQTMGWRFATMQDREAIVAMVADAAELVSLRLTPPELAASPVVFRRPDGSSVFRPKSSTAFTSESQLAAEDRLLERAANLGGPTVTLATVEKITGRPDADGRMLGDDQADALTRIAVSGRMLDVLVGPAGAGKTTAMNALRRAWEAEHGPGSVVGLAPSAVAAQVLADDLGIATENTAKWWQNHLLHGTTFAAGQLVIIDEASLAGTLSLDRITHLAQEAGAKVLLVGDYAQLQSVDAGGAFAMIANDRDDTPELVDVHRFTHAWEKTASLELRHGRADAIDSYLAHQRITGGDAETMTDAAYNAWRADRDQGHISVLIAETHEDVTALNRRARADLIHNKTLNPDREVELRDGTAAGIGDTIITRDNDRRLRTANGRDWVRNGDVWTITAVGDDGTIAIRRRGRRFGGRIVLPASYVSKSVDLGYAVTAFRAQGVTTDTAHVLVEPTSTRETFYVAMTRGQHSNRAYVTLDRADDHAEPHPGDDPNATARNVLYGVLQHSGAELSAHETIVAEQEQWGSIAQLAAEYETIAAAAQHDRWATLIRNSGLTDEQADSAIESEAFGPLTAELRRAEANHHDVDSLLPRLVAARGFGDADDIAAVLHYRIERATARPAGSGRTRKPPRLIAGLIPRAHGVTDAEMRAALDEREELIEARVSAVLDSALTENTPWTRALGMPPHERRRAATWRAAARVVTAYRDRYRIADDAPLGAPAESSAQKIDAVRARAALDRMLLLSAQSAPPEAGLNAVRRVRPQTGRSI; this is translated from the coding sequence ATGACAGTTTCGATGCGCGTGATGTCGGCGGGTGACGGCTACAAGTACCTGCTCAAGACGGTTGCGGCAGCCGACGGGAACAGGCCACTTTCCACGCCACTCACGCGCTACTACATGGAGGAAGGCACCCCGCCTGGTCGTTGGCTCGGCGCGGGCGTAGTGGCCCTCGGCAAGGGCGAGATTCAGGTGGGTGACCGAGTATCGGAGCACCAGCTCCAGCTCCTGATGGGGACTGGCCATGATCCGATTACCGACGAGCCGCTCGGTCGTGCCTTTCCGACCTACAAGAGCCAGGACGAGCGGATCGAGGCGCGGATCGCCGACCTCGACCCGACGATGACGCCTGGCGCCAAGGGCGAGGCCGTAGCGCAGATCGTTGCCGAGGAGAGCGCCCGGAGCAAGCGGCGTGCTGTGGCGGGCTTCGACTTCACCTTCTCGATTCCGAAGTCCGCGAGCGTGTTGTGGGCGCTCGCCGATGCCGGAGTGCAGGCACTGATCGCCGAGGCGCATCATCGCGCAGTTGCGGAGGTAGTTGCGTTCATGGAACGTGAGGTTGCAGCCACCCGCACGGGCGCAACCGCCGGGGACGGCGCGGTTGCACACGTCGAGGTCACCGGGCTCATCGCGACCGCGTTCGATCACTTCGACTCCCGCGCCAGCGACCCCCACCTCCACACGCACGTCGTCATCAGCAACAAGGCCAAGACCGTCCTCGACGGGAAGTGGCGCTCGCTTGACGGCAGACCGATGCACGCCGCCGTCGTCGCGCTCTCCGAACTACACGAAGCCGTGTTCGCTGACCACATGACCCGCACCTTCGGCGTCTCCTGGGAGGCGCGCGAGATGGGCCGCGACCGGAACCCAGCGTGGGCGATCACCGGCGTGCCGGAGGAACTGGTCGCGGAGTTCTCCGCCCGCGCCCGCCACATCGACGCGGAGAAGAACCGGCTCATCGACGAGTACGTTGCCCAGCACGGACGCCAACCATCGAACGCGACGATCCTCAAACTGCGAGCCCAAGCCACACTCGCGACCCGCCCCGAGAAGCAGGTCCGATCCCTTGCTGAGCTGACCGCCGAGTGGCGAACGCGAGCCAGCAAGACCCTGGGCCAGGACGCGACGTCGTGGGCACGCGGGATGACCGACAACGACAAGCCGCTCCTGCTGCGGGCGGATGATGTGCCGCTCGACGTGATCGGCGAGCTGGGACGTTCAGTCGTCGAAGTCGTCGGTGAAAAGCGTTCGACCTGGCGACGGTGGAATCTCATGGCCGAAGCATCCCGGCAGACGATGGGCTGGCGGTTCGCCACCATGCAGGACCGGGAAGCTATCGTCGCGATGGTCGCCGACGCCGCCGAGCTCGTCTCGCTCCGCCTGACACCGCCTGAGCTCGCGGCCTCGCCGGTCGTGTTCCGTCGCCCCGACGGCAGCTCGGTGTTCCGGCCGAAGAGCTCGACCGCGTTCACCTCCGAGTCCCAGCTCGCGGCCGAGGACAGACTCCTCGAACGAGCAGCCAACCTCGGCGGGCCGACGGTGACGCTTGCCACGGTCGAGAAGATCACGGGCAGGCCCGACGCGGACGGTCGGATGCTCGGCGATGACCAAGCAGATGCCTTGACCCGGATCGCGGTGTCGGGTCGGATGCTCGATGTCCTCGTCGGTCCCGCCGGAGCTGGCAAGACCACGGCCATGAACGCACTTCGCCGCGCCTGGGAAGCCGAGCACGGCCCCGGTTCCGTCGTTGGCCTCGCGCCGTCGGCGGTGGCCGCGCAGGTGCTCGCCGACGATCTCGGGATCGCGACCGAGAACACGGCGAAGTGGTGGCAGAACCATCTCCTGCACGGCACTACGTTCGCAGCGGGGCAGCTCGTCATCATCGACGAAGCCTCCCTGGCGGGCACCCTGTCGCTGGACCGCATCACCCACCTCGCCCAGGAGGCTGGCGCGAAGGTGCTGCTGGTCGGTGACTATGCCCAGCTGCAATCCGTGGACGCCGGCGGTGCGTTCGCGATGATCGCTAACGACCGGGACGACACCCCGGAACTGGTCGACGTTCACCGGTTCACCCACGCTTGGGAGAAGACCGCATCACTCGAGCTGCGCCACGGACGCGCCGATGCCATCGACTCCTACCTCGCCCATCAGCGCATCACCGGTGGCGACGCCGAGACCATGACCGATGCCGCCTACAACGCCTGGCGCGCCGACCGCGACCAGGGGCACATATCGGTGCTGATCGCCGAGACCCACGAAGACGTGACCGCCCTCAACCGACGCGCCCGCGCCGACCTGATCCACAACAAGACGCTGAACCCCGACCGCGAGGTCGAACTGCGCGACGGCACCGCCGCCGGGATCGGAGACACGATCATCACCCGCGACAACGACCGAAGGCTCCGCACCGCGAACGGGCGAGACTGGGTACGCAACGGCGACGTTTGGACCATCACCGCCGTCGGCGACGACGGGACTATCGCCATACGGAGGCGTGGGCGAAGGTTCGGCGGCAGGATCGTCCTGCCAGCCTCGTATGTCTCCAAGAGCGTCGATCTCGGCTACGCAGTCACCGCCTTCCGTGCGCAAGGTGTCACGACCGACACCGCGCATGTGCTGGTTGAACCGACCTCGACCAGAGAGACCTTCTACGTCGCGATGACCCGAGGCCAGCACTCCAACCGTGCCTACGTCACCCTTGATCGCGCCGACGACCATGCGGAGCCGCACCCCGGCGATGACCCCAACGCGACCGCGCGCAACGTGCTCTACGGCGTGCTGCAGCACAGCGGAGCCGAACTCTCGGCGCACGAGACGATCGTTGCCGAGCAGGAGCAGTGGGGCTCGATCGCGCAGCTTGCCGCCGAGTACGAGACCATCGCCGCCGCAGCCCAACACGACCGCTGGGCCACCCTCATCCGCAACTCCGGGCTCACCGACGAACAGGCCGACAGCGCCATCGAATCCGAGGCGTTCGGGCCGCTCACGGCCGAACTCCGCCGCGCCGAAGCCAACCACCACGATGTCGACTCGCTCCTGCCGCGTCTTGTCGCGGCGAGAGGGTTCGGCGACGCCGACGACATCGCCGCGGTCCTCCACTACCGCATCGAACGAGCGACGGCTCGACCGGCAGGATCAGGACGTACAAGGAAGCCGCCGCGCCTAATCGCCGGCCTCATCCCACGTGCCCACGGCGTGACCGATGCCGAGATGCGAGCAGCACTCGACGAGCGAGAGGAGTTGATCGAGGCCCGCGTCAGCGCCGTACTTGACTCCGCGCTGACAGAGAACACGCCGTGGACAAGGGCGCTCGGCATGCCACCGCATGAGCGACGCCGAGCTGCGACCTGGCGCGCGGCTGCACGTGTCGTCACCGCTTACCGAGACCGCTACCGCATCGCCGACGATGCACCCCTTGGTGCCCCGGCCGAGTCTTCCGCGCAGAAGATCGACGCGGTGAGGGCGCGAGCAGCACTCGACAGGATGCTCCTTCTCTCTGCCCAGAGCGCTCCGCCGGAGGCTGGGCTCAACGCCGTCAGGCGGGTGCGGCCTCAGACAGGACGCAGCATCTGA
- a CDS encoding DNA cytosine methyltransferase — MPQDVSTVGKRAGLAPGTRSGLWAHMAAAIDVLQPEWVVIENVRGLLSSPATRPPAEGNDHERRNPGDATPDGATLRGMEPDPWHLGDNATRPLRALGAVLGDLADLRLDARWIGLPASLVGAPHQRFRIFALARRTVPHPSRNRLITRRGNPRPSASTTRDDRAVAPDHRLRAPRTEWLTQQESRIGDAVVPDRRTVQRWARYAEAIARWEHITGRPAPAPALLNDADGPRPAPVFVEWLMGLPTDWVADSDELTQNQQITALGNGVLPLQACAALRCVRGDRVSLLAT; from the coding sequence GTGCCTCAAGACGTTTCCACCGTCGGCAAGCGCGCCGGCCTCGCGCCTGGCACGCGCTCGGGTCTGTGGGCGCACATGGCCGCGGCCATCGACGTGCTCCAGCCAGAATGGGTCGTCATCGAGAACGTCCGCGGGCTGCTGTCCTCACCCGCGACACGGCCACCCGCAGAAGGAAACGACCATGAACGACGCAACCCAGGCGATGCAACCCCCGACGGCGCAACCCTTCGCGGCATGGAACCCGACCCGTGGCACCTGGGAGACAACGCAACTCGACCTCTACGGGCTCTCGGCGCCGTTCTCGGCGATCTGGCCGACCTGCGGCTGGATGCGCGATGGATCGGCCTACCGGCTTCCCTTGTCGGCGCTCCTCACCAACGCTTCCGCATCTTCGCGCTCGCCCGGCGCACTGTTCCGCACCCCTCTCGCAACCGACTCATCACGCGGCGGGGAAACCCTCGACCAAGTGCGAGCACGACGCGGGACGATCGCGCTGTCGCACCAGATCATCGACTTCGCGCTCCACGGACCGAGTGGCTCACCCAACAGGAGAGCCGAATCGGAGACGCTGTGGTCCCTGATCGACGGACTGTTCAGCGCTGGGCACGCTACGCCGAGGCTATCGCCCGCTGGGAACACATCACCGGACGCCCCGCGCCAGCGCCAGCCCTCCTGAACGACGCCGACGGCCCCCGCCCGGCACCGGTATTCGTTGAATGGCTCATGGGCCTGCCGACTGATTGGGTCGCGGATAGCGACGAACTGACGCAGAACCAGCAGATCACCGCGCTCGGCAACGGCGTGCTACCTCTTCAAGCCTGCGCGGCGCTCAGGTGTGTGCGTGGTGACCGGGTGAGCCTACTTGCCACGTAA